A genomic stretch from Bacterioplanes sanyensis includes:
- the argS gene encoding arginine--tRNA ligase: MKPQIAELLSAAVANLKSEDVLPQDLEPRIQVDNTRDKAHGDLASNLAMMLAKPAGKKPRELAQLLCDALPASELVEKVEIAGPGFINVYLSDASTSSLVKTVLEQKNQYGRSDEGAGRKVQVEFVSANPTGPLHIGHGRGAAVGDCLSRLLEATGWDVTREFYYNDAGAQITNLALSVQARCKGLTPEDAGWPQDGYRGEYIIDLANSFMAGDTVESEDQSFTGTQNADDLDGILHFAVAYLRREQDLDLKAFGVGFDVFFLETSLYSSGKVEDVVKRLIDNGYTYEQDDALWLRTTDFGDDKDRVMRKKDGGYTYFLPDVAYHLDKWQRGFEKVINEQGADHHSTITRVRAGLQALNADIPKGWPDYVLHQMVTVMRGGEEVKLSKRAGSYVTLRDLIDEVGRDATRYFLAARKADSQLTFDIDLARSQSSDNPVYYIQYAHARVCSIFRKLAEAGHSWTEEQGLAALPALALDNEKDLIVKLGRYPEVVRNAANNREPHQIANYLKDLASDFHTYYNSEKTLVDDESLRNARLTLAEAVRQVIANGLDLLGVSAPEEM, encoded by the coding sequence ATGAAACCGCAAATTGCTGAGTTGTTATCCGCCGCCGTCGCTAACCTGAAGTCCGAGGATGTTTTGCCTCAGGACCTGGAGCCACGAATTCAGGTGGACAACACCCGAGACAAGGCACACGGTGATCTGGCCTCAAACCTGGCGATGATGCTGGCCAAGCCAGCGGGTAAAAAACCACGCGAGTTGGCGCAGTTGTTGTGCGATGCCTTGCCTGCTTCTGAGTTAGTGGAAAAGGTCGAAATCGCTGGCCCTGGTTTTATCAACGTCTATTTGTCCGACGCATCGACCAGCAGCTTGGTGAAAACCGTACTGGAGCAAAAAAATCAATACGGTCGCAGCGATGAAGGCGCTGGCCGTAAGGTACAGGTGGAGTTTGTTTCCGCTAACCCAACCGGTCCTTTGCATATCGGCCATGGCCGCGGCGCGGCGGTAGGCGACTGCCTTAGCCGTTTGTTAGAAGCCACCGGCTGGGACGTGACGCGCGAGTTTTATTACAACGACGCCGGGGCGCAAATTACCAACCTAGCTCTGTCGGTACAGGCGCGTTGTAAGGGGCTGACACCAGAAGACGCTGGCTGGCCGCAAGATGGCTACCGTGGTGAGTACATTATCGATTTGGCCAACAGCTTTATGGCCGGCGATACCGTGGAGTCGGAAGACCAAAGCTTTACCGGTACGCAAAACGCCGACGATTTGGATGGCATTTTGCACTTTGCTGTCGCTTACCTGCGTCGTGAACAAGACCTGGATTTAAAAGCCTTTGGCGTTGGCTTTGATGTGTTCTTCTTGGAAACCTCGCTGTACAGCAGTGGCAAGGTGGAAGACGTGGTGAAACGCCTGATCGACAATGGCTACACCTATGAGCAGGACGATGCTTTGTGGCTGCGCACCACCGACTTTGGCGACGACAAAGACCGGGTCATGCGTAAAAAAGACGGCGGCTACACTTACTTCTTGCCGGACGTCGCTTATCACCTGGATAAATGGCAGCGCGGCTTTGAAAAAGTCATTAACGAGCAGGGTGCCGATCACCACAGCACCATCACCCGGGTGCGCGCCGGCTTGCAGGCATTAAATGCCGATATTCCAAAAGGCTGGCCCGACTACGTGCTGCACCAAATGGTGACGGTCATGCGTGGCGGCGAAGAAGTGAAACTGTCGAAGCGGGCGGGCAGCTATGTCACCCTGCGTGATTTGATCGATGAAGTCGGCCGTGATGCCACGCGTTACTTCCTGGCGGCGCGTAAAGCCGACAGTCAGCTGACCTTTGATATCGATCTGGCGCGGTCACAGTCTTCCGATAACCCGGTGTATTACATTCAATACGCGCACGCGCGGGTGTGTTCGATTTTCCGCAAGCTGGCGGAAGCGGGCCACAGCTGGACTGAGGAGCAGGGCTTGGCGGCATTGCCAGCGCTGGCGCTCGACAATGAAAAAGATCTGATTGTGAAACTGGGGCGTTATCCGGAAGTGGTGCGCAACGCTGCCAACAACCGCGAGCCACATCAGATTGCCAACTACCTGAAAGATCTGGCGTCCGACTTCCACACCTATTACAACTCAGAGAAAACTCTGGTGGACGACGAGTCGTTGCGTAATGCGCGTCTGACGCTGGCCGAGGCGGTGCGTCAGGTAATTGCCAACGGTCTGGACCTGCTCGGTGTTAGCGCACCGGAAGAAATGTAA
- a CDS encoding SPOR domain-containing protein, whose protein sequence is MSDHSSRVPKWVWVFTPTLAVAFAGFVLYLSTIPASDESGAVRQDAEEVFQALQQQAVTPPVEKPNYEFYRLLEQQEVKVDKVKEYVSTPKGTPKRYSYRLQVASFRGSADADRMRAELLLAGMNAYVESSTVNDSTWYRVYVGPFTNRSKMNKAQDQLAQRNISPLVLKTPLAADG, encoded by the coding sequence ATGTCGGATCATTCCAGCAGGGTTCCAAAGTGGGTGTGGGTCTTTACCCCCACCCTGGCCGTCGCATTCGCCGGGTTTGTGTTGTATCTCAGCACCATTCCGGCCAGCGACGAATCTGGCGCGGTGCGCCAGGATGCCGAAGAGGTATTCCAGGCGCTGCAACAGCAGGCGGTGACACCACCGGTAGAAAAACCGAACTACGAGTTTTATCGCTTGTTGGAACAGCAAGAGGTGAAGGTCGATAAGGTGAAAGAGTACGTCTCAACGCCCAAAGGCACGCCTAAGCGTTACAGTTATCGGCTGCAAGTGGCGTCGTTTCGTGGCAGCGCCGATGCCGATCGCATGCGTGCTGAGTTGTTGTTGGCAGGCATGAATGCCTACGTGGAAAGCAGCACGGTCAATGACTCCACTTGGTATCGGGTCTACGTTGGGCCGTTCACCAATCGCTCGAAGATGAATAAAGCGCAAGACCAGCTGGCGCAGCGCAATATCAGCCCCTTGGTGCTGAAAACCCCGCTGGCGGCGGACGGTTGA
- a CDS encoding alpha/beta fold hydrolase: protein MSVTCSTQRLMVNTPEGDKAMAYHHWQSPASDALLICCHGLTHNGRFFDELASELADRYHVICPDVLGRGDSAWLEQGEHYGYPLYVSIATQLIQTVQQHLQISQLDWLGTSMGGLIGLLLEASQPGCVRKLVLNDVGIHIPLAALQRIGAYVGQKRSFASLDEAEAEFRIIAAPFGALTDAQWRALTLRMFRQNSGGDWHYRYDPQISLAFNDLQQDVDLSVPWQAVQCPVLVLRGSNSDVLTADTAALMGQREGVDVIEMTGCGHAPTLMSADQIQLVKQYLSF, encoded by the coding sequence ATGTCTGTTACCTGCTCGACGCAGCGGCTGATGGTCAATACCCCGGAAGGGGATAAGGCCATGGCCTACCACCACTGGCAATCACCGGCGTCGGATGCGTTGTTGATTTGCTGTCATGGCCTGACTCACAACGGCCGCTTCTTTGATGAATTGGCCAGTGAGTTGGCCGATCGGTATCACGTGATTTGCCCGGATGTGCTCGGCCGAGGTGACAGCGCTTGGTTGGAGCAGGGCGAGCATTATGGCTATCCGCTGTATGTCAGTATCGCCACGCAACTGATTCAAACAGTGCAGCAACATTTGCAGATATCTCAGCTGGACTGGCTGGGGACCTCTATGGGCGGCCTGATCGGGCTGTTATTAGAGGCCAGCCAACCCGGTTGTGTGCGTAAGCTGGTGCTCAACGACGTTGGCATTCATATCCCGCTGGCGGCTCTGCAACGCATTGGCGCTTACGTTGGGCAGAAGCGCAGCTTTGCCAGCTTGGATGAAGCCGAAGCAGAGTTTCGTATCATTGCCGCGCCTTTTGGAGCGCTCACCGATGCACAGTGGCGCGCGCTGACACTGAGAATGTTCCGCCAGAATAGTGGCGGTGACTGGCATTACCGCTACGATCCGCAGATCTCCCTCGCTTTTAACGACTTACAGCAGGATGTTGACCTGTCTGTGCCTTGGCAGGCGGTGCAATGCCCGGTGCTGGTATTGCGTGGCTCCAACTCTGATGTGTTAACAGCCGACACTGCCGCGTTGATGGGGCAGCGTGAGGGGGTGGATGTGATCGAAATGACCGGCTGCGGCCATGCGCCGACCTTGATGAGTGCCGACCAGATCCAACTGGTGAAGCAGTACCTGTCGTTTTAG